A section of the Rhizomicrobium sp. genome encodes:
- a CDS encoding MFS transporter gives MKSSNDAQSASRMVDDEAATAGESGDPASSAAIAATGLAAWLHRPAGTSATGGPIASRLGQIAWAVFEWARIPYVLLVTIYLFAPYFTTQVVGDAVKGQELWAAFSSYGGFAVAIAAPFLGAVADVGGRRKPWIAFYTILMAGAMFAMWSAEPHASWNGILLTGVLIAVANFGYEFSTVFHSAMLPTIAPHERVGPLSGLGLALGNLAGILMLCFMMIFFALPGLVDWSFVPAHTLFGVNQAAHEPERLAGPISGGWLLLFCIPLFLFTPDRPSVGLGVGQAVKSGARSVWRTVKSLRHYRNVGHYLGARMLFNDGMTAVLTFGGIYAAGTFHWGALTMIVYGLELSVFAVVGGFFGGWLDNRFGSKRALFVSVGGTLFFFILGLTMAPDRIFWVIPYDLHAARINGLPFFNTWPEVIYLMTVNGVAMFITAGYANARTMMTRLAPPEKMTEFFGLMSLSGTSTTFLANVSVTFMTAWTASQRGGMVAITLFLIGGLVWLCFVREERAEAI, from the coding sequence GTGAAGTCTTCCAATGACGCGCAATCCGCGTCGCGTATGGTGGACGATGAAGCGGCGACCGCGGGTGAGTCCGGCGATCCCGCATCTTCGGCGGCGATCGCCGCGACCGGCCTCGCCGCCTGGCTGCACCGGCCGGCCGGCACATCCGCCACCGGCGGGCCGATCGCGAGCCGGCTGGGCCAGATCGCCTGGGCGGTGTTCGAATGGGCCCGCATCCCCTATGTGCTCCTCGTCACGATCTATCTCTTCGCGCCCTATTTCACCACGCAGGTCGTCGGCGACGCGGTGAAGGGCCAGGAATTGTGGGCGGCGTTCTCGTCCTATGGCGGCTTCGCGGTCGCGATCGCGGCGCCGTTCCTGGGCGCGGTCGCCGATGTCGGCGGACGGCGCAAGCCGTGGATCGCTTTCTATACGATCCTGATGGCGGGCGCGATGTTCGCGATGTGGAGCGCCGAGCCGCACGCGTCGTGGAACGGCATCCTGCTCACCGGCGTGCTGATCGCGGTCGCCAATTTCGGCTATGAATTCTCCACCGTGTTCCACAGCGCCATGCTGCCGACCATCGCGCCGCATGAACGCGTGGGCCCCTTGTCGGGCCTCGGACTCGCGCTGGGCAATCTCGCCGGCATCCTGATGCTCTGCTTCATGATGATCTTCTTCGCGCTGCCCGGCCTCGTCGACTGGAGCTTCGTGCCGGCGCATACGCTGTTCGGCGTGAACCAGGCGGCGCACGAGCCCGAGCGGCTCGCGGGGCCGATCTCGGGCGGCTGGCTGCTTTTGTTCTGCATTCCCCTGTTCCTGTTCACGCCCGACCGGCCGAGCGTCGGCCTCGGCGTCGGCCAGGCCGTGAAGAGCGGCGCGCGCTCGGTGTGGCGGACGGTCAAAAGTCTCCGCCACTACCGCAATGTCGGCCACTATCTGGGAGCGCGGATGCTGTTCAACGACGGCATGACGGCGGTCCTCACCTTCGGCGGCATCTATGCGGCGGGCACGTTCCATTGGGGCGCGCTGACGATGATCGTATACGGGCTGGAGCTCAGCGTGTTCGCGGTCGTGGGCGGCTTCTTCGGCGGCTGGCTCGACAACCGCTTCGGATCCAAGCGGGCCTTGTTCGTGAGCGTCGGCGGCACGCTGTTCTTCTTCATCCTGGGCCTGACGATGGCGCCCGACCGGATCTTCTGGGTCATTCCCTACGATCTTCACGCGGCGCGGATCAACGGACTGCCGTTCTTCAACACCTGGCCGGAAGTGATCTATCTGATGACGGTCAACGGCGTCGCGATGTTCATCACCGCCGGCTACGCGAATGCGCGCACGATGATGACGCGGCTGGCGCCGCCGGAGAAGATGACGGAGTTCTTCGGACTGATGTCGCTGTCGGGCACGTCGACGACCTTTCTCGCCAATGTCTCGGTGACGTTCATGACCGCCTGGACCGCGAGCCAGCGCGGCGGCATGGTCGCGATCACGCTCTTCCTGATCGGCGGGCTGGTGTGGCTCTGCTTCGTGCGTGAGGAACGCGCGGAAGCGATCTGA
- a CDS encoding SH3 domain-containing protein, with the protein MFDSRFLLPALALLCALCVSAAAAPEAIAVQPHFASIRRDQAFLRQGPSYAHRILWIYKRKDYPVKILASFDAWRRVKDVDGSVGWMHRTQLSDRRSVLFVGFTKSALRADSDPKSKIVAYAAPGVVAWLKACELAACEVQASGTEGWVDKRNIWGVESSEVFQ; encoded by the coding sequence ATGTTCGATTCGCGGTTCCTTCTTCCCGCCCTGGCGCTGCTCTGCGCGTTGTGCGTGTCGGCCGCCGCGGCGCCGGAGGCGATCGCGGTGCAGCCGCATTTCGCCAGCATCCGCCGCGACCAGGCCTTCCTGCGGCAGGGCCCGTCCTATGCGCATCGCATCCTGTGGATCTACAAGCGCAAGGACTATCCGGTGAAGATCCTGGCGAGCTTCGATGCATGGCGCCGCGTCAAGGACGTCGACGGTTCCGTCGGCTGGATGCATCGCACGCAATTGAGCGACCGGCGCAGCGTGCTGTTCGTTGGATTTACAAAGTCAGCGCTTCGCGCCGACAGCGATCCGAAGAGCAAGATTGTCGCCTATGCGGCGCCCGGCGTTGTCGCATGGCTCAAGGCATGCGAGCTTGCCGCCTGCGAAGTGCAAGCCTCCGGAACGGAAGGCTGGGTCGACAAGCGCAACATCTGGGGAGTGGAGTCGAGTGAAGTCTTCCAATGA
- a CDS encoding TonB-dependent receptor — translation MTRSILLSTAAFAALCLPASVRAETAMTSTETVVVSATRTAQPLDVTGASVTVIDAQDLQAQQTVVLTDILRQVPSLVVTRTGGVGQTTTVSLRGAEQGQTVGLIDGIRINDPSDVSEGAIFGDVLANNINRVEVLRGPQSTLYGSDAIGGVVDIITNRGGDTPIALNATAEGGSFGTFHVNAAANGTTGDLEYGAALNLFTETGTPAADVRNGNPENDGYTNFGASLNTRYHISDTVSADLRGYYTHGHADFDDNFGGPPLFAVADSGANNTNELKAGYLGINADFFGGMFHNRLAVIATAGARQFFDSAFDTIHLNSDDFGNAVRVEYQGIVDIDPEDQVTFGIESQRSSFRGDSFSSFSPPSVTTGSDTITGYYLQGQTTLFEQLTLTGGVRLDDDDAFGTHTSYKFNAAWQIPWLDATLRGNVGNGFKAPSLFQLFSANSNPVDTLKPETATGWEVGFDKAFWDGRAKGSLTYFERDTHNQIDFQNCFSPTDAPGCPFRLAAFGYYINLDKTRARGVEAAFEVKPTDDLDISLNYTNMSAINTVTRLALARRPQDLASAVVTWLPFAGTSLGASVTYEGPRFNDTGNFTRLTSSTLVNLFGSYDLTERWQLFGRVDNLFNDRTEQVSGYGVPGIGAFGGVRVTL, via the coding sequence ATGACCAGATCCATTCTGCTTTCCACCGCGGCCTTTGCCGCATTGTGCCTTCCCGCATCCGTCAGGGCCGAAACCGCCATGACCTCGACCGAAACCGTTGTCGTCAGTGCAACCCGCACCGCGCAGCCGCTGGACGTCACCGGTGCGTCGGTCACCGTGATCGACGCCCAGGACCTTCAGGCGCAGCAGACCGTGGTGCTGACCGACATTCTCAGGCAGGTGCCGTCGCTCGTGGTGACCCGCACCGGCGGCGTCGGCCAGACCACGACCGTCTCGCTGCGCGGCGCCGAGCAGGGCCAGACCGTGGGACTGATCGACGGCATCCGCATCAACGACCCCTCCGACGTCTCGGAAGGCGCGATCTTCGGCGACGTGCTGGCCAACAACATCAACCGGGTCGAGGTCCTGCGCGGGCCGCAATCGACGCTCTATGGCAGCGATGCCATCGGCGGCGTGGTCGACATCATCACCAATCGCGGCGGCGACACGCCCATCGCGCTCAATGCGACGGCGGAAGGCGGCTCCTTCGGCACCTTTCACGTCAATGCCGCGGCGAACGGCACGACGGGCGATCTCGAATACGGCGCCGCGCTCAATCTCTTCACCGAAACCGGCACGCCGGCGGCCGATGTGCGCAACGGCAACCCGGAAAACGACGGCTACACCAATTTCGGCGCCAGCCTGAACACCCGCTACCACATCAGCGACACGGTCAGCGCCGATCTGCGCGGCTACTACACCCATGGCCATGCCGATTTCGACGACAATTTCGGCGGCCCGCCGCTGTTCGCCGTCGCCGATTCCGGCGCCAACAACACCAATGAGCTGAAGGCCGGCTATCTCGGCATCAACGCCGACTTTTTCGGCGGCATGTTCCACAACCGTCTGGCCGTGATCGCCACCGCCGGAGCGCGTCAGTTCTTCGACAGCGCCTTCGACACGATCCATCTGAACTCCGACGATTTCGGCAATGCCGTGCGTGTCGAATACCAGGGCATCGTCGACATCGACCCCGAGGATCAGGTCACCTTCGGCATCGAAAGCCAGCGCAGCTCGTTCCGCGGCGACAGTTTCTCGTCCTTTTCGCCGCCGTCGGTCACCACCGGTTCCGACACCATCACCGGCTATTACCTGCAGGGCCAGACCACGCTGTTCGAACAGCTCACCCTCACCGGCGGCGTCCGGCTGGACGACGACGACGCATTCGGCACGCACACGTCCTACAAGTTCAACGCGGCGTGGCAGATTCCATGGCTGGACGCGACGCTGCGCGGCAATGTCGGCAACGGCTTCAAGGCGCCGAGCCTGTTCCAGCTCTTCTCGGCCAATTCCAACCCCGTCGACACGCTCAAGCCCGAGACCGCGACCGGCTGGGAAGTCGGCTTCGACAAGGCGTTCTGGGACGGCCGCGCCAAGGGCTCGCTGACCTATTTCGAGCGCGACACCCACAACCAGATCGACTTCCAGAACTGCTTCTCGCCGACCGACGCGCCGGGCTGTCCGTTCCGCCTTGCCGCTTTCGGCTACTATATCAACCTCGACAAGACGCGCGCCCGCGGCGTCGAAGCCGCGTTCGAGGTCAAGCCGACCGACGATCTCGACATCAGCTTGAACTACACCAACATGTCCGCGATCAACACCGTCACCCGGCTCGCCCTGGCGCGCCGGCCGCAGGACCTCGCGAGCGCCGTGGTCACCTGGCTGCCTTTCGCGGGAACCAGCCTCGGCGCCTCCGTCACCTATGAAGGGCCGCGCTTCAACGACACCGGCAACTTCACCCGGCTGACCTCGAGCACGCTGGTCAACCTGTTCGGTTCCTACGACCTGACCGAGCGGTGGCAGCTCTTCGGCCGCGTCGACAACCTCTTCAACGATCGCACCGAGCAGGTTTCCGGCTATGGCGTGCCGGGCATCGGCGCCTTCGGCGGCGTCCGGGTCACTTTGTAA